The Streptomyces cynarae genome contains a region encoding:
- a CDS encoding FKBP-type peptidyl-prolyl cis-trans isomerase, which translates to MRRRSLLLAAVPAGLVTVAGCGDDKSGKGAGGTSSSPASPAPSATSAAPPPKIVEGPLPAITAGTKFDEKPTVAKGSGSPSKDLAVKTVIAGGGRTVAENDYIQANYLGQIWDTAKVFDNSYDRKTPLVIQLAQGGIIDGWRYALAGRKVGSRVLMAVPPTWGYGTQGNPQAGIKGTDTLVFVVDVQNTFNAKSSAKGETVAQSDSDLPKVGTNTDGKAPSIDLPKVKPPTGLVAKYVIEGDGDEVKADNTVLVQYKGVLWDTGKEFDSTYGRGQLASFSLQQVVKGWAQGLTGKKVGSRVLVVIPPKLGYGDNPPSGSGIKKDSTLVFVVDILAKM; encoded by the coding sequence GTGCGCCGACGCTCTCTTCTTCTTGCCGCTGTGCCCGCCGGGCTGGTGACCGTCGCCGGATGCGGTGACGACAAGTCCGGCAAGGGTGCGGGAGGTACCAGTTCGTCCCCCGCGTCCCCCGCGCCCTCGGCGACGTCGGCCGCTCCGCCGCCGAAGATCGTCGAGGGGCCGTTGCCGGCGATCACCGCCGGGACGAAGTTCGACGAGAAGCCGACTGTGGCGAAGGGGTCCGGCTCGCCGTCCAAGGACCTGGCGGTCAAGACGGTGATCGCCGGCGGTGGGCGGACGGTCGCGGAGAACGACTACATCCAGGCGAACTACCTGGGCCAGATCTGGGACACGGCCAAGGTCTTCGACAACTCCTACGACCGCAAGACGCCGCTGGTGATCCAGCTCGCCCAGGGCGGCATCATCGACGGCTGGCGCTATGCGCTGGCGGGGAGGAAGGTCGGCAGCCGGGTGCTGATGGCGGTGCCCCCGACCTGGGGGTACGGCACGCAGGGCAACCCGCAGGCGGGCATCAAGGGCACCGACACGCTGGTGTTCGTGGTGGACGTGCAGAACACGTTCAACGCGAAGAGCTCCGCCAAGGGCGAGACGGTGGCGCAGAGCGACTCCGACCTGCCGAAGGTGGGCACGAACACCGACGGCAAGGCGCCGTCCATCGACCTGCCGAAGGTGAAGCCGCCGACGGGGCTGGTCGCGAAGTACGTCATCGAGGGCGACGGCGACGAGGTCAAGGCGGACAACACCGTTCTCGTTCAGTACAAGGGCGTGCTGTGGGACACCGGCAAGGAGTTCGACTCCACGTACGGCCGTGGCCAGCTGGCGTCCTTCTCGCTCCAGCAGGTCGTCAAGGGCTGGGCGCAGGGGCTGACCGGGAAGAAGGTGGGCAGCCGTGTGCTCGTCGTCATCCCGCCGAAGCTGGGGTACGGCGACAACCCGCCGAGCGGCAGCGGCATCAAGAAGGACTCCACGCTGGTCTTCGTGGTCGACATCCTGGCGAAGATGTGA
- a CDS encoding LacI family DNA-binding transcriptional regulator, which translates to MPPGSTRPTSRDVAQAAGVSQAAVSLVLGDKWRGRVSEPVAERVRQAARQLGYRPNLAARNLRLGHTRTVLLVVPALTTEFFAGVYTGAARIAADHGFGVVLYPSPEGVGPARDPFHSAQAALDGVIASSMAADALTAIHGDQLPLVMLDSDPEGSPGAATVNLDITDGVRQVAEHLLGLGHRHFLHLAADIPSWTFRIRAQELAARLGTVPGTTLRTTRAPISIEDALTAAETALAAPGPRPTALVCDDDKLAAGAYKAARRLGLRIPDDLSVTGLDDLALATAIDPELTTVRLDAELFGERGMEALLAVLEDRTPEQRDIPVELVVRGSTAPPRQ; encoded by the coding sequence GTGCCACCAGGTAGCACGCGACCCACCAGCCGCGATGTCGCCCAGGCCGCCGGCGTCTCCCAGGCAGCCGTCTCCCTCGTCCTCGGCGACAAATGGCGCGGACGCGTCTCCGAACCCGTCGCCGAACGCGTCCGACAGGCCGCACGACAACTCGGCTACCGGCCCAACCTCGCCGCACGCAACCTCCGCCTCGGCCACACCCGCACAGTCCTGCTGGTGGTACCCGCCCTCACCACCGAATTCTTCGCCGGCGTCTACACCGGCGCCGCCCGCATCGCCGCCGACCACGGCTTCGGCGTCGTCCTCTACCCCTCACCCGAAGGTGTCGGCCCCGCCAGAGATCCCTTCCACTCCGCACAAGCCGCCCTCGACGGCGTCATCGCCTCCTCCATGGCCGCCGACGCCCTCACCGCCATCCACGGCGACCAGCTCCCCCTCGTCATGCTCGACAGCGACCCCGAAGGCAGCCCCGGCGCCGCAACCGTCAACCTCGACATCACCGACGGAGTACGCCAAGTAGCCGAACACCTCCTCGGTCTCGGCCACCGGCACTTCCTCCACCTCGCCGCCGACATCCCCTCCTGGACCTTCCGGATACGCGCACAGGAACTCGCGGCACGCCTCGGCACCGTCCCCGGCACCACCCTGCGGACCACCCGCGCCCCCATCTCCATCGAGGACGCCCTCACCGCCGCCGAAACCGCCCTCGCCGCCCCGGGCCCCCGCCCCACCGCCCTCGTCTGCGACGACGACAAACTCGCCGCCGGCGCCTACAAAGCCGCCCGCCGCCTCGGCCTGCGCATCCCCGACGACCTCTCCGTCACCGGCCTCGACGACCTCGCCCTCGCCACAGCGATCGACCCGGAACTGACGACCGTACGACTGGACGCGGAACTGTTCGGAGAACGAGGCATGGAGGCCCTGCTGGCGGTCCTGGAAGACCGCACACCCGAGCAGCGCGACATCCCCGTCGAACTGGTCGTACGAGGCTCCACAGCACCACCGCGCCAGTGA
- a CDS encoding helix-turn-helix transcriptional regulator → MAIAKAERLMNLALCLLGTRRPLSKRELRESIEAYLEAGSDDSFNRMFERDKDDLRELGLVIETVENLEGEVGYLARRDSNRLPPITLDAEEAAALGLAAKVWQQARLAGAASGALQKLRAAGLPEDVDPYEAHGALEPRIPVHEAAFEPLMLACRDRRPVVFDYRKATAAHPEQRHVEPWALECWRGHWYLAGWDRDRGAERVFRLSRITGKVRSRGGAFAAPVPDVVTVRETVASWAGETADRSARIRLRKDAGYPLRAKATSVRELGDGWDELEIPYGHGLDAWLVEFGPDVVVLEPAELRADVVDRLRAVAKG, encoded by the coding sequence ATGGCCATTGCCAAGGCCGAGCGGCTGATGAATCTGGCGCTGTGTCTGCTCGGGACGCGGCGGCCGCTCAGCAAGCGTGAGCTGCGCGAGTCCATCGAGGCCTATCTGGAAGCAGGGTCCGACGACTCCTTCAACCGCATGTTCGAGCGGGACAAGGACGACCTGCGTGAGCTCGGACTCGTGATCGAGACCGTGGAGAACCTCGAGGGCGAGGTCGGCTACCTGGCGCGCCGCGACAGCAACCGTCTTCCGCCCATCACTCTCGACGCCGAGGAGGCCGCCGCGCTCGGCCTGGCCGCCAAGGTGTGGCAGCAGGCCCGGCTCGCCGGTGCGGCGAGCGGCGCCCTGCAGAAACTGCGCGCCGCCGGTCTGCCCGAGGACGTCGACCCGTACGAGGCCCACGGCGCCCTGGAACCCCGCATCCCCGTGCACGAGGCCGCGTTCGAGCCGCTGATGCTGGCCTGCCGGGACCGCCGCCCCGTCGTCTTCGACTACCGCAAGGCCACCGCCGCCCACCCCGAACAGCGCCATGTCGAACCCTGGGCGCTGGAGTGCTGGCGCGGCCACTGGTACCTGGCGGGCTGGGACCGCGACCGGGGAGCCGAGCGTGTCTTCCGGCTCTCGAGGATCACCGGCAAGGTGCGCAGCCGCGGCGGCGCCTTCGCCGCCCCGGTGCCCGACGTGGTCACCGTCCGTGAGACCGTGGCGAGCTGGGCGGGGGAGACCGCCGACCGTTCGGCGCGGATCCGGCTGCGCAAGGACGCGGGGTACCCCCTTCGGGCGAAGGCCACCTCCGTGCGGGAACTCGGTGACGGCTGGGACGAGTTGGAGATTCCGTACGGGCACGGCCTCGACGCCTGGCTGGTGGAGTTCGGGCCCGACGTGGTGGTCCTGGAGCCGGCGGAGCTGAGGGCCGACGTGGTGGACCGGCTGCGTGCCGTGGCCAAGGGCTGA
- a CDS encoding helix-turn-helix transcriptional regulator: MAGKPARPANAIDQTRRMLSLVTYLRERPGARVEDVARAFGITEEELVSDLDVLPMCGTSFRGGDLLDIDTDGERIWWHNPAALGAEAAEPLRLAADEATALLVAARAVATLPGLRESDRQALLRATAKVETAAGEAAGASSRLSVTFESEGGVFADVDRAISERRRLWIRYYSPARDEVTEREIDPIRLVSVGHTYVEAWCRRSEARRTFRLDRVAEIKILDEPSAPPEVELRDLSEGLVQPAAEDPEVVVEVGPGGRWVAEYYPHDSADELPDGGLRITLRTPDPASLRRLALRLGRDGRIVSPQDLADSARRAAREALAAYDVPDPVQDGLYDRQEQQL, encoded by the coding sequence GTGGCAGGCAAACCGGCCAGGCCGGCGAACGCCATCGACCAGACCCGGCGGATGCTGTCCCTGGTGACGTATCTGCGGGAGCGCCCCGGCGCGCGCGTCGAGGACGTCGCCCGGGCGTTCGGGATCACCGAGGAGGAGCTCGTCTCGGACCTCGACGTGCTGCCCATGTGCGGCACCAGCTTCCGCGGCGGCGACCTCCTCGACATCGACACCGACGGCGAGCGCATCTGGTGGCACAACCCGGCCGCTCTCGGCGCGGAGGCGGCCGAGCCCCTGCGGCTGGCGGCGGACGAGGCGACCGCGCTGCTGGTGGCCGCCCGCGCCGTGGCCACCCTGCCGGGGCTGCGGGAGAGCGACCGGCAGGCGCTGCTGCGCGCCACCGCCAAGGTGGAGACCGCCGCCGGCGAGGCCGCGGGCGCCAGTTCCCGGCTGTCGGTGACGTTCGAGTCCGAGGGCGGTGTCTTCGCCGACGTCGACCGGGCCATCTCCGAGCGTCGCCGCCTGTGGATCCGCTACTACTCGCCGGCCCGCGACGAGGTCACCGAGCGCGAGATCGACCCGATCCGCCTGGTCAGCGTCGGCCACACGTACGTGGAGGCGTGGTGCCGCCGTTCCGAGGCGCGCCGCACCTTCCGGCTCGACCGGGTCGCCGAGATCAAGATCCTCGACGAGCCGTCGGCGCCCCCGGAGGTCGAGCTGCGGGACCTGTCCGAAGGGCTCGTCCAGCCCGCCGCCGAGGACCCCGAGGTGGTCGTCGAGGTCGGACCGGGCGGCCGCTGGGTCGCCGAGTACTACCCGCACGACAGCGCGGATGAGCTGCCGGACGGCGGGCTGCGTATCACCTTGCGGACCCCCGACCCGGCGTCGCTCAGACGGCTGGCGCTGCGGCTCGGACGGGACGGCCGGATCGTGTCGCCGCAGGATCTCGCGGACAGCGCCCGCCGGGCGGCCCGCGAGGCGCTCGCGGCGTACGACGTGCCGGATCCGGTTCAGGACGGGCTGTACGACAGGCAGGAGCAGCAGCTGTGA
- a CDS encoding FKBP-type peptidyl-prolyl cis-trans isomerase, translating into MSIEKPEIDFPGGEPPADLEIKDIWEGDGPEAKAGDTVSVHYVGVAFSTGEEFDASWNRGTPLKFQLGVGQVIKGWDQGVQGMKVGGRRQLTIPPHLAYGDRGAGARIKPGETLIFVCDLVAV; encoded by the coding sequence GTGAGCATCGAGAAGCCCGAGATCGACTTCCCGGGCGGCGAGCCCCCGGCCGACCTCGAGATCAAGGACATCTGGGAGGGTGACGGCCCGGAGGCCAAGGCGGGCGACACCGTCTCCGTCCACTACGTGGGCGTCGCCTTCTCCACCGGTGAGGAGTTCGACGCCTCCTGGAACCGCGGTACGCCGCTGAAGTTCCAGCTGGGTGTCGGCCAGGTCATCAAGGGCTGGGACCAGGGCGTCCAGGGCATGAAGGTCGGCGGCCGCCGCCAGCTGACGATCCCCCCGCACCTGGCCTACGGCGACCGTGGCGCGGGTGCCCGGATCAAGCCGGGCGAGACGCTGATCTTCGTCTGCGACCTGGTAGCGGTCTGA
- the tatA gene encoding Sec-independent protein translocase subunit TatA, with protein sequence MFGRLGAPEIILILVVIILLFGAKKLPDMARSLGKSARILKSEAKAMKEEGKSSAPAGPPNDEQPPAQRTIQAAPGDVTSARPVNEPTDTTQR encoded by the coding sequence ATGTTCGGAAGGCTCGGAGCCCCCGAGATCATTCTCATCCTCGTCGTCATCATCCTGCTGTTCGGCGCGAAGAAGCTTCCGGACATGGCGCGCTCCCTCGGCAAGTCCGCGCGCATCCTGAAGAGCGAGGCCAAGGCGATGAAGGAGGAGGGCAAGTCCTCCGCGCCGGCCGGCCCGCCGAACGACGAGCAGCCCCCGGCCCAGCGCACCATCCAGGCCGCTCCCGGCGACGTGACCAGCGCCCGCCCGGTCAACGAGCCGACGGACACGACCCAGCGCTGA
- the prcB gene encoding proteasome subunit beta — translation MEANPRSTGRLPAAFLTPGSSSFMDFLSEHQPELLPGNRQLPPTQGVIEAPHGTTIVATTFPGGVVLAGDRRATMGNVIAQRDIEKVFPADEYSAVGIAGTAGLAVEMVKLFQLELEHFEKVEGAQLSLEGKANRLSTMIRSNLGMAMQGLAVVPLFAGYDLDRGKGRIFSYDVTGGRSEEHGFAATGSGSIFARGAMKKLYREDLTEEQATTLVVQALYDAADDDSATGGPDVARRIYPIVTVITEDGFRRLGDDESSEIARSILERRLEQPDGPRAALL, via the coding sequence GTGGAAGCCAATCCTCGTAGCACCGGGCGTCTACCAGCTGCCTTCCTGACGCCTGGCTCGTCGTCCTTCATGGACTTCCTGTCGGAGCACCAGCCCGAGCTGCTGCCCGGCAACCGGCAGCTGCCGCCCACGCAGGGCGTGATCGAGGCTCCGCACGGCACGACCATCGTGGCCACGACGTTCCCGGGGGGCGTCGTGCTCGCGGGTGACCGCCGGGCGACCATGGGCAACGTGATCGCGCAGCGGGACATCGAGAAGGTTTTCCCGGCGGACGAGTACTCGGCCGTGGGCATCGCCGGCACGGCGGGTCTCGCAGTCGAGATGGTGAAGCTGTTCCAGCTGGAGCTGGAGCACTTCGAGAAGGTCGAGGGTGCGCAGCTGTCCCTGGAGGGCAAGGCGAACCGTCTGTCGACCATGATCCGTTCCAATCTGGGCATGGCCATGCAGGGTCTTGCCGTGGTCCCGCTTTTCGCCGGTTATGACCTGGACCGTGGCAAGGGCCGCATCTTCTCCTATGACGTGACGGGCGGCCGTTCCGAGGAGCACGGCTTCGCGGCCACGGGTTCCGGTTCGATCTTCGCGCGCGGTGCCATGAAGAAGCTCTACCGTGAGGATCTGACCGAGGAGCAGGCCACGACCCTGGTGGTTCAGGCCCTGTACGACGCGGCGGACGACGACTCGGCGACCGGTGGTCCCGATGTCGCTCGCCGGATTTATCCGATCGTCACCGTGATCACCGAGGACGGGTTCCGTCGGCTCGGCGACGACGAGTCGTCCGAGATCGCTCGCTCGATCCTGGAGCGGCGTCTGGAGCAGCCCGACGGTCCGCGGGCCGCGCTGCTCTGA
- the tatC gene encoding twin-arginine translocase subunit TatC, which yields MLKSARKEERDPEGRMPLAEHLRELRNRLAKAMLAIIVVTVVAAFFYNDIINFLTKPILDSVGCGKSFEELARSSSHNQQCARITINGLLAPFTLALQVSLMAGVVFASPVWLYQLWAFVAPGLHRHEKKYAYGFVGTGVPLFLGGGFFAYKVLPTTAKVLIDFTPSGVDNLLPLDDLLQLVTRMVVVFGLSFELPLLLIMLNLTGVLSGTRMLGWWRAMILGITVFAAVATPSTDPLSMLALAGPIWVLYFGAVAFSLLNDRRKQRREAEGPADDEASELDLTPEDIGEVESVTANRALPPSTDRVNGYDDVT from the coding sequence TTGCTCAAGTCTGCCCGCAAAGAGGAGAGGGACCCCGAGGGGCGGATGCCGCTCGCGGAGCACCTGCGTGAACTGCGCAACCGGCTCGCCAAGGCCATGCTGGCCATCATCGTGGTCACGGTCGTCGCCGCCTTCTTCTACAACGACATCATCAACTTCCTCACCAAGCCGATCCTCGACTCGGTCGGGTGCGGGAAGAGCTTCGAGGAGCTGGCGAGGTCCTCGAGCCACAACCAGCAGTGTGCACGGATCACGATCAACGGTCTGCTCGCGCCCTTCACCCTGGCCCTGCAGGTCTCGCTGATGGCCGGTGTGGTGTTCGCCTCACCGGTCTGGCTCTACCAGCTGTGGGCGTTCGTCGCGCCGGGTCTGCACCGGCACGAGAAGAAGTACGCCTACGGGTTCGTCGGCACCGGTGTCCCGCTCTTCCTCGGCGGCGGGTTCTTCGCCTACAAGGTGCTGCCCACCACCGCGAAGGTGCTGATCGACTTCACACCGTCCGGCGTCGACAACCTGCTGCCGCTGGACGACCTGCTGCAGCTCGTCACGCGCATGGTGGTCGTCTTCGGGCTGTCCTTCGAGCTGCCCCTGCTGCTGATCATGCTCAACCTCACCGGTGTGCTCAGCGGCACGCGCATGCTCGGCTGGTGGCGCGCCATGATCCTGGGCATCACGGTCTTCGCGGCCGTGGCCACCCCCAGCACCGACCCCCTCTCCATGCTGGCGCTGGCCGGGCCGATCTGGGTGCTGTACTTCGGCGCGGTCGCCTTCTCGCTGCTCAACGACCGCCGCAAGCAGCGGCGCGAGGCCGAGGGACCCGCCGACGACGAGGCCTCCGAACTGGATCTCACCCCCGAGGACATCGGCGAGGTCGAGAGCGTCACGGCGAACCGGGCACTGCCCCCGAGCACGGACCGGGTCAACGGGTATGACGACGTGACGTGA
- a CDS encoding CpXC domain-containing protein produces the protein MSVRTAFAGMRRVADVVFRAGCPDCRARFELGASALRLAIGATSKTTFYSFTCPECGASVRKPAGERIVELLTGGGVRTLRLHSTL, from the coding sequence ATGTCGGTGCGGACGGCGTTCGCCGGGATGAGGCGGGTGGCCGACGTGGTGTTCCGGGCCGGCTGCCCGGACTGCCGCGCCCGTTTCGAGCTGGGGGCGAGCGCCCTGCGGCTGGCCATCGGCGCCACCAGCAAGACCACGTTCTACTCCTTCACGTGCCCCGAGTGCGGCGCGTCCGTCCGCAAGCCGGCCGGGGAGCGCATCGTCGAACTGCTCACCGGCGGCGGGGTGCGGACCCTGCGGCTGCACTCGACCCTCTAG
- the pafA gene encoding Pup--protein ligase, whose product MDRRIFGLENEYGVTCTFRGQRRLSPDEVARYLFRRVVSWGRSSNVFLRNGARLYLDVGSHPEYATPECDNVIELVTHDKAGERILEGLLVDAERRLHEEGIAGDVYLFKNNTDSAGNSYGCHENYLVARHGEFSRLADILIPFLVTRQLLCGAGKVLQTPRGAVYCVSQRAEHIWEGVSSATTRSRPIINTRDEPHADAERYRRLHVIVGDSNMSETTMLLKVGATDLVLRMIEAGTVMRDLTLENPIRAIREVSHDITGRRKVRLASGREASALEVQREYYEKAVDFCERRGIRTGTVEQVLELWGRTLDAIESEDLDRIGTEIDWVMKYKLIERYRAKHNMTMSHPRVAQIDLAYHDIHRRRGLYYLLEKKGQAARICNDLKIFEGKSVPPQTTRARLRGDFIRRAQEQRRDFTVDWVHLKLNDQAQRTVLCKDPFRSVDDRVEKLIAGM is encoded by the coding sequence ATGGACCGCCGCATTTTCGGGCTGGAGAACGAGTACGGCGTCACGTGCACGTTCAGGGGACAGCGCCGTCTGTCGCCTGACGAGGTGGCGCGGTACCTCTTCCGCCGTGTCGTGTCATGGGGCCGCAGCAGCAATGTGTTTCTGCGCAACGGGGCCCGTCTCTATCTCGACGTGGGCTCGCATCCGGAATACGCGACACCCGAATGTGACAACGTGATCGAACTGGTCACCCACGACAAGGCCGGCGAGCGCATTCTCGAGGGGCTGCTGGTCGATGCCGAACGCCGCCTGCACGAGGAGGGAATCGCGGGCGACGTCTACCTCTTCAAGAACAACACGGACTCGGCGGGCAACTCCTACGGTTGTCACGAGAACTATCTGGTGGCGCGGCACGGGGAGTTCTCCCGGCTCGCGGACATCCTGATTCCGTTCCTGGTCACCAGGCAGCTGCTGTGCGGTGCCGGCAAGGTGCTGCAGACCCCGCGCGGGGCGGTGTACTGCGTGAGTCAGCGGGCCGAGCACATCTGGGAGGGTGTCAGCTCGGCGACGACCCGTTCCCGGCCGATCATCAACACGCGGGACGAGCCGCACGCGGACGCGGAGCGTTACCGCCGTCTGCATGTCATCGTCGGCGATTCGAACATGTCCGAGACGACGATGCTGCTGAAGGTCGGCGCGACCGATCTGGTGCTGCGCATGATCGAGGCGGGGACGGTGATGCGTGACCTGACCCTGGAGAACCCGATCCGGGCGATCCGCGAGGTCAGCCATGACATCACGGGCCGCCGCAAGGTGCGCCTGGCCAGCGGCCGGGAGGCCTCCGCGCTGGAGGTGCAGCGGGAGTACTACGAGAAGGCCGTGGACTTCTGCGAGCGCCGCGGTATCCGGACGGGCACGGTCGAGCAGGTACTGGAGCTGTGGGGCCGTACGCTGGACGCGATCGAGTCGGAGGATCTCGACCGGATCGGTACAGAGATCGACTGGGTGATGAAGTACAAGCTCATCGAGCGGTACCGGGCCAAGCACAACATGACGATGTCGCATCCGCGGGTGGCGCAGATAGACCTCGCCTACCACGACATCCACCGTCGTCGTGGCCTGTACTACCTGCTGGAGAAGAAGGGCCAAGCCGCCCGGATCTGCAACGACTTGAAGATCTTCGAGGGCAAGTCGGTTCCGCCGCAGACCACTCGCGCGCGGCTGCGCGGTGACTTCATCCGTCGGGCGCAGGAACAGCGTCGTGATTTCACGGTCGACTGGGTGCATCTGAAGCTCAACGACCAGGCGCAGCGGACGGTGTTGTGCAAGGACCCGTTCCGTTCGGTGGACGATCGGGTGGAGAAGCTGATCGCCGGAATGTGA
- a CDS encoding MFS transporter, which produces MAAGYVEILRARHAARLLVGTLVGRLPNAVAAIVVVLFVRAEGGTYSLAGALAAVYGVANAVGQPVLGRLVDLHGQPRVQLPAAVVSAAAMTVFALTGLEPIAVAYAAMAVAGLFTPPLEGGLRALWPAVLRREEQVHTAYAMDAVAQEVMFTVGPLLVTLCASLWSARVAVVVLNIVGVLGALSVVVSPPSRAWRSAPRAAHWLGALRSRGLLVLLGAFLFVGMALGSIAVAAVSYADGHGGDAVYGWLMAAIGLGALVGGSVYGARRWPGAPERRLRVLVGLLALCYLPLMLMPGVVAMVGLTAVAGVFLAPCIACAFVLVDRHAPSGTVTEAFSWLVTTFTVGASVGTGVAGPVVQAGGALWGFAVPGAAGAVSLLVLVVAGRVLAAPAGGGVVAGSPENDPNRAVEPRFSSGDRA; this is translated from the coding sequence ATGGCCGCGGGATACGTGGAGATCCTCAGGGCGAGGCATGCGGCCCGCCTGCTGGTGGGGACGCTGGTGGGCCGGTTGCCCAACGCGGTGGCGGCGATCGTCGTGGTGCTGTTCGTGCGGGCAGAGGGCGGCACGTACAGCCTCGCGGGGGCGCTGGCCGCGGTGTACGGGGTGGCCAACGCGGTGGGGCAGCCGGTGCTGGGACGGCTGGTCGATCTGCACGGGCAGCCTCGGGTGCAGCTGCCGGCGGCGGTGGTGTCCGCCGCCGCCATGACGGTGTTCGCGCTGACGGGTCTGGAGCCGATCGCCGTGGCGTATGCCGCGATGGCGGTGGCGGGGCTGTTCACGCCGCCGCTGGAGGGCGGTCTGCGGGCGCTGTGGCCGGCGGTGCTGCGCCGGGAGGAGCAGGTGCACACGGCGTATGCGATGGACGCGGTGGCGCAGGAGGTGATGTTCACCGTCGGACCGCTGCTGGTGACGTTGTGTGCGTCGTTGTGGTCGGCGCGGGTGGCGGTGGTGGTGCTGAACATCGTCGGGGTTCTGGGTGCCTTGTCGGTGGTGGTGTCGCCGCCGTCGCGTGCGTGGCGGTCGGCGCCGCGTGCGGCGCACTGGCTGGGGGCGTTGCGCTCGCGGGGGCTGCTCGTGCTGCTCGGGGCGTTCCTGTTCGTGGGGATGGCGTTGGGTTCGATCGCGGTGGCGGCCGTGTCGTACGCCGATGGTCATGGGGGCGACGCGGTGTACGGCTGGCTGATGGCGGCGATCGGATTGGGTGCTCTGGTCGGGGGTTCGGTGTACGGGGCGCGGCGGTGGCCGGGGGCGCCGGAGCGGCGGTTGCGTGTGCTGGTGGGGCTTTTGGCGCTGTGTTATCTGCCGCTGATGCTGATGCCGGGTGTGGTCGCGATGGTGGGGTTGACCGCGGTGGCGGGGGTGTTCCTGGCGCCGTGTATCGCGTGTGCGTTTGTGCTGGTGGACCGGCATGCGCCGAGCGGTACGGTGACGGAGGCGTTCTCGTGGCTGGTGACGACGTTCACGGTGGGTGCGTCGGTCGGGACGGGCGTCGCGGGGCCGGTGGTGCAGGCGGGTGGCGCGCTGTGGGGTTTCGCGGTGCCGGGGGCCGCGGGGGCCGTGTCGCTGCTGGTCCTGGTGGTCGCGGGGCGGGTCCTCGCAGCTCCCGCCGGGGGCGGGGTGGTTGCGGGTTCACCGGAAAATGATCCAAACCGTGCTGTCGAACCCCGTTTCAGCTCGGGGGATCGGGCGTAA
- the prcA gene encoding proteasome subunit alpha — protein MSTPFYVSPQQAMADRAEYARKGIARGRSLVVMQYADGIVFVGENPSRALHKFSEIYDRIGFAAAGKYNEYENLRIGGVRYADLRGYTYDRDDVTARGLANVYAQTLGTIFSSAAEKPYEVELVVAEVGETPEGDQIYRLPHDGSIVDEHGSVAVGGNAEQISSFLDQRHRDGMTLAEALKLAVQALSRDTNGSEREIPAERLEVAVLDRTRPQKRKFRRITGRQLSRLLQADGASTAAEAEADADAESEE, from the coding sequence GTGTCGACGCCGTTCTATGTCTCCCCCCAGCAGGCCATGGCCGACCGGGCGGAGTACGCCCGTAAGGGCATCGCGCGCGGCCGCAGTCTGGTCGTGATGCAGTACGCCGACGGCATCGTGTTCGTCGGTGAGAACCCGTCCCGTGCGCTGCACAAGTTCAGTGAGATCTACGACCGGATCGGTTTCGCGGCCGCCGGCAAGTACAACGAGTACGAGAACCTGCGGATCGGTGGTGTGCGCTACGCCGACCTGCGCGGTTACACCTATGACCGTGATGACGTGACCGCCCGTGGTCTGGCGAACGTCTACGCGCAGACGCTGGGCACGATCTTCTCTAGTGCGGCGGAGAAGCCGTACGAGGTGGAGCTTGTGGTCGCCGAGGTGGGGGAGACCCCGGAGGGTGATCAGATCTACCGTCTGCCGCACGACGGGTCGATCGTGGATGAGCACGGTTCGGTGGCGGTCGGTGGCAATGCCGAGCAGATCAGCAGTTTCCTCGATCAGCGTCATCGTGACGGGATGACGTTGGCGGAGGCGCTGAAGCTGGCGGTGCAGGCGCTGTCGCGTGACACGAACGGCAGTGAGCGGGAGATTCCGGCGGAGCGTCTGGAGGTCGCGGTGCTGGACCGTACGCGGCCGCAGAAGCGCAAGTTCAGGCGGATCACCGGCCGTCAGCTGTCGCGTCTGTTGCAGGCGGACGGTGCGTCGACGGCGGCGGAGGCGGAGGCCGACGCGGACGCCGAGTCGGAGGAGTAG